The nucleotide sequence ACGCGCGTCTGTCTGATGACCGGTCGTTATCCGTTCCGCTTTGGAAAAGCCGGATCAAAATGGGGAGATTTTCCCCGTGACGCCGAAGGGATTACCATCGGCAACCGCATGCAACAGGCCGGATATGCCACTGCTGTCACCGGTAAATGGCAACTCTGCATGATGAAAAACGACAAACAGCACCCCAGCCGCGTGGGGTTTGATGAATGGTGTCTGTTCGGGTGGCACGAAGGGGGCCGCTATCATCATCCCCTGATTTATCAGAACGGATCACTGCGAGACGACGCATCCAGTCTGTACGGACCTGAAGTTTATGCTGACTTCCTGATCGATTTCATGAAACGCAGCCATAACGCCGGCAAACCATTTTTTGCCTATTACCCGATGGCGCTTTGCCACGACGTAACAGACGACCTGAAGGACGAACACGTCGCCTACTACAAATATGGCCGCTGGATGACCTACGGTGAGATGATTGCTTCCATGGATGATATGGTCGGCAAAGTCGTCGCCTCCCTGAATGAGATGGGCGTGCGCGACAACACCCTGATCATTTTCACCACCGATAATGGCACTCCTGCTGCCAGTTATCTGACTGTGAATGAGAATGGAAAAATGGTGCGTCCCAAAGTCGTCTCGGTACAAAACGGGAAAATCGTCCCTGGTGGAAAAGGGAAACTTGACGACACCGGTACACGCGTGCCTCTCATCGCCAACTGGCCCGGTCACATCAAAGCCGGAACCGAGGTAGACGATATGGTTGACATGAGCGATTACCTGCCCACGGTCGCAGAAATCGCGGGGTTAAAAGAAGCGGACGTCCCCCGCGATGGTATCAGTTTCGCTCCTGTCCTGTTCGGTCAACCTGATCACAGAAAAACGCGGGAATGGATTTACATTGAGCTCCGTAATAAAAGCTGCGTGCGTTCCCCGGACTGGAAGTTATACCGAGACGGGAGGTTTTACAACCTGCAGCAGGATCCCGGAGAAAAATCGTCCCTGAAAGCAGACCTGCTGACCGGAGAAGCAAAGCAGAACCATGCGGAACTAACAAAAGTTCTCCGTGAACTGCAGGGCCCCCTCACACAACCTTAAATCGCCTGTAGACCAGTTGACAGGTATTTCAGAGCGTTGAAGATTCAGCGTTTGTCTTCAGGAATCTGAAACGAAGTTGTGTTAGAGCACGCCAGACTTAACCATAGCGTCTCCCGAACTATTAGACACAATCCAAATAGTTTTTGAGACGCTATAGTAAAGCCGGAGATCGTAAGATTACTGATCGTTTCCGCCAGATTAATTTTCGACTTTAAAGATATGACGGCCATTGCCATAGACGGGATTCGTCGCTGATACCTGAATTACTTTGAGTCACTGAGATTCTGGTTCGCCAGCGTCTTTTGATACAATGATATGAGCGACGGTTCCTTTACCAATTTCCGACTCCAGACGAAATTTCCCTTTGATCAGCGAAAGACGAAACTCGATATTGCTTAACCCCATCCCCCCTGCATCCGACTGATGTGTTTCCAGGTGTTGTGGATCAAAACCAACTCCCTCATCGGTAACCGTGATTTCCACATCCTGGTCTGAAACAGGATGCATACAGACATGGGCATGTGTGGCCTGAGAATGTTTAACAACATTAAACAGCACCTCACGAATACATTCGTAGAGTACGATTTTTGTCAGTTCTGCCTGCGGACTGACAGCATGATCCAGTTCCAGTGTCACTGTCAGATTGTATCGTTCCAGCATATTATGCGCTAACCATTCGAGCGCCAACGCCAGACCTTCCTCATGCAGAACCACCGGATTCAACTCTGCGGTCAGTGAACGCGTGACTTCAAGACTCTGGTTTAACAGTTCATCTGCCCGCGCCAGTGTCAGATTTTCTGATTCAGAGTGCGCTTCCTTCCTGGCAATTCCCAGGTGGATGCGTACCCCGATCAATAACTGCTGGAGATGATCGTGCAGTATATTGGCCAGTTGGCGACGCTCCCGCTGTGCAGCGACAGCAACTGCCCGCGTCAGTTCGGCCTGCTTCTGTTCAGCCTGCTTTCGCTCGCTGATATCGACAATAATACCGGCGAAGATTTCAAACTGAGGCAGATCGGTGACAGACAGTTCAATCGGAATCAAAGTGCCATTGCGATGGCAGGCTTGCAGTTCACGCCGTGCTCCGACGATATTTGAAATCCCCGTTTCCAGATACTGGGCAATATAATGATCGTGATTTTCCCGAATCGGCTGAGGCGTAAGCATGCTGACATTCTGACCGATCGCTTCACTCGCGGTATAACCAAACATCTTTTCTGCGGCAGGGTTAAAGGAATGGATCATCCCCCGGCGGTTGATCGTAATCACCGCTTCGATGGCCGCCTCGACTATCGCGTTTAACTGGGCCTGCGTTTGGCGTAACTTGCTGGATACAACCTGCTCTGCTCGAATCCGCTGAAGCGATTTTCGGAGAAGTTCGTTATCAACCGGTTTGATAAAATAATCCGCAATTTCGTTTCGGAAGGCGAGGATCATATTTTGAACTTCTGTTCGAGAAGTAATTATGATTAACTCGGCATCCTTCGCCAGATGCTGTATCCGGGGAAGTAATTCATCCGTTCTACCATCAGGTAATTCATGCTCAAGAATGATCAGGAAGTAATCTGACCAGTTATCGCGGTCCATCAGTTGCGCGACGGTCTCCACGGTATCGACCTGGAAACCTTCTAGCGAGAGAATCTGCATGATCTGTAATCGGGATTCCGGATCAGGTTCGACCAGCAGTACTGGAAATCTTTTTCTGTCTGACATAGTCCTGTCCCTCAGAGCAAATACGGTGAAACCGCCAGGTCAGCCACTGAAAAGCTACTCATTTTCCGTAACGCTGTAAATAAGAATGATCGAATGGACACACGGAACCCTTCTGGGGATTTCCCCTATGAAACTACAGCTGATTTTCCGATTACTGTTATGCTTCTGGTCGTATAAGCTGATTTCTACTGACATCCTGCATCAAACCGGAAGGATCGCGAGCATTTTATCCAAGTAATCAGAACATCCCACTGCGATTACTGGAGTCATTATCGCACGTTACTTTGCTATTCATACAGCCGAAACAGGAACTTAATAAAAGTTGTGACAATAAGGCTGTTAAAGCAATCTCGCCTGAATATACCACACAACATCAGGATAGTCTGTTTTCTTTGTCAGATTCAACAGGACAAATTTAGGAGAACGCTGTGAAACTGCAGAACAAAGCAAGAATTGATTTCAACCCCAGTCCGGATCGGCAGCTCAGATCACGGATCAGAAGAGCATTGCATGCCCAGGGATATGCAGTTTTGAACGCGATTCGAATTGAAGTCCACCAGGGAGAAGTATATCTGGAGGGAACTGTTACTTCTTATTTCATGAAGCAGATGGCGCAAGTTCTGATTCTGACATTCGACGAAGTCAGAAAAGTTCATAATTTATTAAGAGTGGACGCACCGGAGCCGCAGTCTGAAGTAAAATTGTTCCCAGATCAGGACCATTCATTGGAAAACATTTCTCGGAAAGTATCACAGACTGATCAATGTGAACGACCAGAAAATGTCGATGTCTCTTCTGAGATAATTTAAGACCGGGGATTGTCTTTTACAGACTCGAAGGTGTCTGGTTGCGAATAATATTCCAATATCGACGGACCAAATTCAATCGGGAGTTTTGCAGCCCGCCAGTCAATCTTTCCCGGCTCATAATCGAAGACACTCTGATACCCCAGTTCCAGAAGACACTGAGTTGCCAGTTCCGACTGGCGGCATTCAAAGTTCAGACTATAAACCACAATTGTCTGACTCCGTTCAGGAACCAGAATCAGGGCGCGCTCATTAAAGCAATCACTCAAAGGTACATTGATGGCACCTGGCAGATGATATTCCAGAAAAGAAACCGCGGGCAAAACTTCGACCAGCGTCAGGCCCGAGCACGTCTCTAGAAGCTCCCGTAATTCATTTCTACTGATAGTCACCATCGATATCAGATCCTGTCAACAATAGTCATATGCTTCAAGAGACTCCCAGATGAAGTATTGAATGTAACAACCTGCAGCAGATGATATCTATCGGGTAATATTCGAATGACCTTATCGGGGAATACCCTACTGAAACTGTTCTGTCTCGGAGTGAGGCACTTTTCAACATTCAGTTCAGCAAATCATTTATTTCTTCTCCAGGACCCATTGAATTGCATGTCGGGTCAATGCAGTCGCATTTTCCAGATTCAGCTTGTGTTTGATATTTTCCCGGTAAGTTTCCACAGTTTTAGAACTTAAATTCAATTTCTGAGCAATTGAACGGGTCGTTTCACCTTCACCAATCTGTTCAAACACTTCCAGCTCTCGGTCGGACAGACTTTCGATCGGAGACTGGTCTGAATAATTATCTGAGCCGATTGAGCGACAGATCATGCGTTCCGTCACCGCGGCACTCAGATATACTTTTCCTTTTAAGACCTGGTAAATCGCTTTAATCAACTGCTCTGGGGCCTGTTGCTTGTTTACATATCCCAAAGCTCCGGCACGGAGAGAACGTTCTGCGAATAATGTTTCATCATGCATGGATACGGTCAGCATTTTGATCTGGCTGAACTGTGCTTTGACATCTTTGATCAATTCCAGACCGCTACCATCTTTCAGGGAAATATCGACGATGATCAGGTCCGGAGGATTCTCCATGATTTTCCTGATCGCATCTACTTTACTGTCGGCTTCCCCGCAGACCTGTAAATCGTCCTGATGTTCTATCAGGCGTGAATAGCCTTCCCGGACAATCGGATGATCGTCAACGATCATCACCTTTGTCTTCTGCTGATTTACCTGGCTCATATGTTGATTTCTAAAATCAATTCCTGAACTGATACAGGAAGACGCGAAGTCGTTATTTCTTCCAATCCCTTGACTATCAGACATACTGCATCCCATCGTGCCTTACGACATGAATGAGTATAACTATTAGCTCGCCATTTCGGGAAGTTCAGTACCAGCCGTTATTTCAGTTCTCGAAGTAATTGTCTCAGGCAGGAAATACTGATAGTTCAGCCGCACAATCCGTTTCCATGACTGAAAACGAGCTTTAATCAGGTGGGAGAGAAGATTTCTGATATGCCTCACGAACTTGTTCAAATTCACGCTTTTCATTGGTGCGTAATTGAGCCAGGAGACTTTTAAGTTCCTCTAAGGCTTCATTCCAGTTTTTAAACGGAGGCACAGGCTGCTTGAGACGGGCGCTGAAATCATCAAGTCTGGTGAGAAATTCATTATGCTGCTCCCGAAAATCAGGCACCATGATGCAAAACCCGGGTTCCTCATCCATAAGTGGTGTAAAATACCCCTCCTGTTCTTCATCATTGAAATGCCTGGAAAGGAGGTCCCGCAATCCTTCCATCCGGATTCCCATTTCACCATACTTCGGCAAACCGTGCTCATCCAGTTCAGTCCACCATTGATTCAAATCCTTAATATGAGACAGAATCTGTTCATGCTCATCGAGCAGATATTGTAAATGCTCATGTGTGTTGATCATGGATTCCACCGGACGATCCATTTTACCTTGTTGTTTCATGTTGGTGTGCTCCTTTCTCCAGACAGTCTCCAGTTTTCCTATTACGTCTCAAAGGTAAATTGAACCGAAGTACATAGTTTGAGAGACGCTATGGTTAAATATGATGCGGTTCACTTTCGCTGAGTCAAATTCGTCTCACTGTATGGGTTTAAATATCTGAGAGCTATCTGAGACGGTGATCTATGTGTAATAACGCTGCAATGAGAAATCGATTCGTCAAACTCACAGTACACTCTCAATTGCTCCGAGTTGAAGATAAGGTGCTTAAGCTGATTCTTCTGAAGCAACTGTTTAAAAGTCTCTATTTTTCCCAGGTTGAATGACAAAGCAGGTGTGCCACAAATAAATGATCAGTGACACACCTTTCATGTATTTCTGAAACAGACTCCAGTAGAATTATTTTGCGACAGGTTTTACATTAATTTTATGTGGCTTCATTGATTCACACTTCGGTAGTGTGATTGTCAGAACACCATTTTCACAATTTGCTTCGACCTGATCTTCTTCTACATCGCAAGGCAACGTGACTGAGCGGGAAAAACTGCCTGTACGACGTTCCATACGATGAAACATCTTTCCCTTTTCCTCATGCTCTTCCTTACGTTCTCCCGTGATTCGCAGGAGATTGCCGGATACTTCCACGTCAATTTCTTCAGGTTGGATTCCGGGAACATCCATTCTGATTTCAATGTGGTTGTTCGTTTCAGACAAATCGAGATTCGCAGTATACCCCTGTGTCAGCCATCCGTTGCCAAAATCGTCTGAAAAACGATTCAACAGGTTATCCATCTCATTCCGGAACGATAAAAACGGCGCCCGCCCCATAAAAGATGACAAATCCTGCGAAAAACGTGACAGCGGCCTGGTCTTTACTTCATTCTTAGTGGATTGTTCTGGTTTCTTTTTTTCTGATGACACTGTAGTTGCCATAACTCATTTTCTCCTTAAAAATAAATTGATTCAGAAAACACAGCTTAATTTTCAGTATTGGTACGGGAAGATCTCGTATCACACTGCATTACAAACAGAACTGATTGCTCTGATCCTGATGCGGATTTTTTCGTATCCGACTTACCAGGTACCACTTCGGAATACCGCTTAGAAGCAGTTGTTCTGAATATGTTTTGACAATAGTTTTTTCAGTCGAGAGATATTCGCTTCTTCCTGAGTCTTGATTTCTTTCCAAAATCGTCTCAGATCCGCATGCCCTTCGGCATTGGCAATATATTGATCACAGCGCCACAAAGCGTCCAATCTCTTACTCAACTCATGAATCATGTCATGATCATGGTCGGCACATCCTTTTGTTTCACCAATATGTTCCATTTGCTGTTCGGCGATCATTGTCATCATGCACTCCTTTTTCAGATTGATTTTTGAAGAAATAAAAACAACCACTTTACACTGAAAATATAAAGTCTCAGTTACTAAAAGAATCAGGGGGGATTGTGATTCATGGATAGGGATTTCCCCTATAAAAGCAGTCGGTTCATTCACCATTTAGAATGGATTTACAACCCCTGGAGGTGAATGTAAGTTAGAAACAGATTGGTTATCTGTTTCAAAACACTGCTCTGCAGGCAGTATGTTGCACACTCATCAATCAGAAAAGGAGAGATAACATGACAGTAGGTCGTATCTGCTCAAGAGAAGTTGATTTAATTGACGCCGATGAATCAGTACAGGTCGCTGCAGATCGGATGAATTCCCGCAATGTCGGGACTCTGATTGTGCTGGATGAGGAATCGCATCCCATTGGTATGATTACGGATCGCGACCTCGCTCTGCGTATTGTCGGAAAGGCACGGGATTCCATTCAAACCCTGGTGTCCGAAGTGATGACCAGATTTCCTGATAACGTCAACGAAGAGACGACCATTGAGCTGGCGCTTTCAAAAATGAGGGCAGGCGGATTTCGCAAACTTCCCGTAGTCGATAATGAGGGAAAACTGGTTGGCGTGCTGACACTGGATGATATTCTGGAACTGCTCAGTACCGAATTCACAGAAATCGGCAGGTTGATAAAAAAGGAGAGCCCGACCAGTCTGGCAGGTTAGACTGTGACCAGCTTTACAATAACGTCTCTAAAGACATCTGGACCGGGTATTTTCGATCGAAAGACTCTATGGTTAACGATGATGCCCTCTCGATCACTTTCTGAGCCAATTCTTAGAGCCGATATTTATTTTTGATTTAATTCAGCCAGTGCAGCCTCCGCTGCCTGGCGATGACCTTTTGACACAGATGGATCTTTCAGGAGTTCACGATAGACGTTGAGCGCCTGATCGATCTGATCTGTCGCAGACAACAGACTTGCCTGTGACAGCATCATCTCGTGGCGCCAGAATCCTTTGAGGTCTCCGGTCTTCACAAGGCTCAAAACCTTGGATGCTTCGCCGTATTTCTGTTGTCGTATCAGAATCCGTATCGCTCCCTGCACGGAACGAAACTGATCTGCCGAACCGATATGCCCTGCGGAAAGATAATTCTGCTGGTATGCATCCAGCGCCAATTTATCATCCTGCAGATTCATTTCCCTGTTGTGGCCCATCATGACCAGAATACTGGACTTGAGACGGGGTTCAGAAGTTAACGCCAGCGCCTGTTGCAAATCCGCTTCTGCTTTCTTCCCGTCTTTTACTCTCAAATAGGCGCGGGCCCGGACAAATGCACCAGCGCCTGCCTGCCAGAAGGGCCACTGCGCCAGGTCTTCATCTCCATATTGATCGATAACGGATTGATAGTTTCGCTGGCTCAACAGATTTTCCATCCGGGCTGTTTTTTGAATTGACTCCACCGGAATCTGATCAGTAAGTTGGCCGGCACGATCAAACGCTTTGAGCGCACGTGCACAATCTGATGCTTTCTCCAGAGCAGTCGACTTCTGGATGGGAGTGATGTTTTTATTTTCGCTCAAAGCCACATAAGCGGCTTCAGCAGCTTGATATTTACGTTTTCTCATCAATTTATTTGCCACCCGTTCCGCAATCAAATAATCGGTTACACTCTCATCTGCCGGAAACTGATGTGATAACCCACGGTAGAAATGTGCAAACTTCATCGGTTCGTGGAAACCAGCTGTACCTGTGGGAGCAAAAGCAGAATATTCAGAACCATTTTCGCGAATCCGCTGGCGACAGATATTAACATACCAAGGCAGACTCCGGGTTGGTTTATGGCCGATCACCTGATGCAGCGGATCGTTTTCATCCGACACGACGGGAATCCGGATCTCAACAGTCCAGTACCCATCGCCAACCTGAGTCGCAACTTCCGCCTGGGAATCCCAGCGGAACCAGTTGTTTTTGTCCGTTCCGCGATCCAGGTCGATCAATGCTCCTGCCGGGTTCACAACGATCTGATAATAACTGTGTGACTCCGTATTCAGCAGTATTTCGACCGCATCACCGTACCAGATCGCCTGATCTCCTTTTTTCGTTGTCGTGCTGACTGGCGATTGTCCCGGGGCTTCTTCACATCGAATCGCAAAATACAGATCTCTCCCAATCCAGCAACTCTTGATCGACGTACCGTAGATGGGCTGCCGGCCTGTCTGTAGCTCGCGTAACCGACCGGTTGATGCAGTGGGCAGCTTCTCCCAGAGCTTATCATCAAGTTTACCGTCGATCTGAATATCGCCGAGTGGATCTCCCACCAGTCTCAGAGTGGGAACCGGTCCCCGTTTCTGAGCCAGTTGCTTACTCTTATTTCGCAGCCCATTCAGATAGAGATCAACCAGACGAATTCGTTGCCCATAGATAGAATCTTCGTCGACCTTTGATTTCGCTGCCTCAAACAACAGCAGAGCATGTTCTGACTGTTCCCTCTTTTTTTCCATTTCGCGCCAGTGGTTTTCACAGTACGAAAAGAATTCGCGCATCGCGGGAGCGGCCGGGCCGTAAAACAGCCGACAGTATTCATCAAACATCTCCACAACGTTCTGATCCTTACCGCCCCAGTACATTCTCGCAGTGAAGTAAATCAGGAAATGGTTATATCCAATCGCATTTTCTCCAAAATCCATGGTCAGCCAGATATCTTCCCCCGACGACGTCCCTTTCGTGGCATTGATACTGTCCCCTAATACTTGCGGGATATAAGCCGGGAGATAGAAACCTCGTCCGGTAAAGGGGTAGTTTTCAAAGATAATCACGGGGCGATCGGTTTTCTTCGCCCAGTCCTGACGCAATTGCATCAGTTCCTCTCGTGATTCGCCCGTTGGTCTGCGTCCGCCGACTATGATGACCTGCAGGTTCGGTTCCAGCTTGTCAATATTAAGAGGCGGTTGTGTATAAGTCCCATACGCACAATTGGATATCCGTTTATCAGGATGCGTTTTCCGAACTTCTTTTGCGACGCGGTTTACAAATTCCCAGACATAGTCTGAGAAGGCACCACGATAACCCCGCTCGGGTGTATCTTTACCTTTACAGAGTTCACACTGACAGATTGCCGTATATCCATCAGGAGGCATGACCGAGACCTCATCCATCTGGAAGTGATCGAACTGGGCACGTACAGATCGCACTGTCTCCTGAAAGAGTTCCTCATTCGAGTAACACAACTGGTTCAGACGTTTGCCTGGCTGAGTGTCTCGTTTATCACCATACAAAGCAAACCAGTTCGGATGGTTTTTCAACGTATACTCATTATGAGTCATATGATCGAGACCATGCGCTGCCTGTCTGCCGTAGGGCTCTCGAAGCCCCAGCCGCATGCCCCACATCGCCGCTTCACGCCCGTAAACAGCGAACCGGAAATTCAATGTCCGCAGGGGGAAATCAGGTTCGACCGTCTGATCAATCTCGGGCAATGCGATCGTTTTGAGCTTTGGAACAATCTCACCTGAGTCTCCGGGCAGATACCATCGCACCCCCAGACTTCGCAGATATCCGCAAACAGCATTAAAAGACCCCCGTTCGTCGAATCCCCAGACATTCACGTTTCCGTCTTTATCGACTTTCTGTTCACGCGGAGTGCCGAACAGACTGGCGGCTCCCGTGTAATGCTTGCGCATTTGAGAATGCGGATACCCCCAGTGCTCACCCGTAATTTCATCCCAGGCAGCCTGCATTTTGCCACTGACAATATCATTATTACTTCGTGGCCAGGGCTCAATGGGAACAAAATCGGTATCATCGCCGATCAGCGCCAGCCAGTTCTTTCCAGAAACTATGCGATAGGCACCATACTTCATATTGTCTGAAGTGATCCCCAGTCTTTTCGTGTGAGTACTGCTGCCTATATAAATTTTAACCGGAACTTCCGCGGTTGGCTCAGCAACGATCTTTAATTCTGCACCCGATATTTTTTTCAGGTAAGTCTGCATCTCCTGGGCCGCCAGACGTGTGGTCCGGGAAGGTTTTTTTGATATCACAATTTCCGCTTGTGGCTGACCATTCTGGATGAGAAATGCATCTGCGGCCAGAAGTGGCATCGGGAAAGACAGCAGAAAAGCGAGCACAGAAAAGAGACCGTTTTTGATCATGGAAATTCCTATCTGTTTTTTGCAGGGAGGTTAAATCATTGCTTTTCATTCTGTAGTTCAGCCTGTTAAAACACAAGTAATTTGTTTCGGATACCAGGCTGGCCCGGAAAGCGTGTATTAAATCATTCTGAATCTGGCAAGCTGGTGCGTGGTTGTTTACAATACTTTTCATTGCATTTAGCAGCCAGCCTTCCCACTTAAGTCAGTAAACCTGCACAGAGTGAAAACCACTCATAAGTATTTCCTGTTTCTGTGAAAGACGCCTCATGACCAGACCTAATTTAAAACACAATTCATTCATCATACTGATTTCCTTATTCTGGTTGACAACTGCGGCATCCGGTTTCGCTGCTGAAAAACAGGCTGTTTTTAAAGCAGGCGCAGCAACCAGTAATATCACTCCTCCGCTGGGGCAACTGATCGTCGGGGGCTGGAAACCAATCCCGGCCACCCAGGTCCATGATGAGTTGCACGCACGAAGCATCGTTCTTGATGATGGTCAAACCCGGTTGGCCATCGTTTTATGCGATAATGTCGGTATCCCGGAATCCGTTTTTGACCTGGCTAAAGATCAGGCACACAAAGCCACCGGAATTCCCAAATCTCACATACTGCTGGCTTCAACGCACACGCATTCTGCTACCACCGCGCGAGGGCCTTCCAAGGTCATTCGAGAGACTGAGTTCACTGAATACCAGAAGTTTCTGGCAAACCGAATTTCCGATAGTATTCGGCGCGCTCTATTTCAACTGGAACCGGCACGGATTGGCTGGGGCAAGGCAGAGGAACCATCGGAACTTCACAATCGCCGCTGGTTTGTGAATGATACGAGCCTTCTGACCAATCCGTTTGGAGGCATCGATCGGGTAAGGATGAATCCCCCGCGGGCTCATAAATCACTGGATCGCCCAGCGGGCCCTACAGACCCGGAAATCAGCTTTATCTCAATTCAAAGTCTGGATCAGCGTCCCATCGCTTTACTCGCCAATTATTCACTGCATTATGTGGGGGGAGTGCGATCGGGAGAAGTTTCAGCCGATTATTTTGGTTACTTTGCCCGGATCATCACTAAAAAGCTGAATGCGGAAAATCAACACCCGCCGTTTGTCGGAATTTTATCCAATGGAACCAGTGGAGATGTCAACAACATCAACTTTACTCAGAAAAACGGACGTCGCTACAAAAAGTATGAAAAAATGCAGGAAGTTGCTGAAAAGGTGGCCAGCCGGGTTCAGGAAGCACATGCCCATATCAAATTTCATGACTGGGTGCCCCTTGCCGCAACCACCGCCAGTTTGCCTCTGAAGCTCAGAAAACCGACTCCCGAAATGCAGGAACATTTTGCCAAAGTGATGTCCGCTCCCAAAGACAAGACACGCACGCGACACTCACGGGAAGAAATTTATGCAGAACGAATTGCCGGCCTGAAAGATGCTCCGGATGAAATTAAGATCCCCCTGCAGGTCATTCGAATTGGTGATCTTGGCATCGCTGCGATTCCGTTCGAAACGTTTACGGAAACAGGTCTGGAACTCAAAGAACGCAGTCCTTTCGCGGAAACATTCACGATCGAACTGGCAAATGGCTCCTTCGGTTATTTACCAACTCCAGAACAACATCGCTGGGGTGGTTATGAAACCTGGTTGGGAACCAATTATGTCGAAAAGGATGCATCCACAAAAATCGTATCAACATTGCTGGACCTTTTTCAATCGCTTAAAGACAGGCAGCTCTCAACACAGGTCAAGTAACTGGTAATTGACAATAAAAAACGGATGATCTGAAACAGCTCAGATCATCCGTATCTATCCTTTGATGCAGTCGATAAAACTCAATCAGTTAGTTTTATCACCATCGCCTTCCGGCTCTGGCAGACGCACAAGCATCCAGGTCTGTGTCTTTTCTGCATTAAAGTGGACCAGAACATCAGTCTGATCTTTCGTCAGATTGTAGATCCCTGTCTCCATCACCAGGTCGGGATTGGAACCGTCTGAGAAACGCCAGGATGCCCTTTGATTCTCCTTCTCAACCATTCCCTCTACGGGGTGAGACACCTGTGTGATATCATTATAGAAGGTGCCGGCAATCACGCCTTCCTTATTGACGGCCAACTGCAAAACCATATTGGTATCTTCGGAATCCGCATTTGTGATAGCATACACTCCCAGAGGCATCCACTCTGTCTGATCTTCTGAAGTATCTGAAGTATCTGAAGTATCTTTCGGAACCGAGTCTGCCAGAGCCACTGCCTGCTGATAATATTCATCTGCAGTCGCGACTGGCTGATCTCCATAATAGACCGAGTTATCCTGGTAGTAAATATTTTCACCATAATCATAGTAGGAAGGGGTGTTCCACCAGCCTGTGAACCAGCCTGTTAAAGCAACCGCAGTCACAGGTCGCCACCAGTAACCTGCAGGATAACGCCCCCAGCCATGCTGGTAGCGCCAGGCAGGGCTGTTCCAGCCGGGACGATTCGACCACCACGAACGGTTGAACGCATTCACGTGTCGTCCATTCCAGTTATTTCTAACATTATTACCAACCCGGACATTATTTTTGTTGATCTGATTGATCGAAATATTATTTTTACCGGGACCTCGATTATTTCCGATATTGATATTATTACGATCTCCACTACCGGGACGATTAACGATATCGGGTCGGTTACCATTTCCAGGTCGATTGCCATTCCCGGGACGGTTAACGATATCCGGTCGATTTCCGTTTCCAGGCCGATTCCCAATCTCCGGTCGATTTCCACTGCCGGGTCGGTTCACAATATTAGAACCATTACCGATCTCAGGACGATTGCCGCTACCGGGACGGTTACCTGAGTTGCCATTACCTGGTAGATGGAGGAA is from Gimesia maris and encodes:
- a CDS encoding CBS domain-containing protein is translated as MTVGRICSREVDLIDADESVQVAADRMNSRNVGTLIVLDEESHPIGMITDRDLALRIVGKARDSIQTLVSEVMTRFPDNVNEETTIELALSKMRAGGFRKLPVVDNEGKLVGVLTLDDILELLSTEFTEIGRLIKKESPTSLAG
- a CDS encoding DUF4838 domain-containing protein gives rise to the protein MIKNGLFSVLAFLLSFPMPLLAADAFLIQNGQPQAEIVISKKPSRTTRLAAQEMQTYLKKISGAELKIVAEPTAEVPVKIYIGSSTHTKRLGITSDNMKYGAYRIVSGKNWLALIGDDTDFVPIEPWPRSNNDIVSGKMQAAWDEITGEHWGYPHSQMRKHYTGAASLFGTPREQKVDKDGNVNVWGFDERGSFNAVCGYLRSLGVRWYLPGDSGEIVPKLKTIALPEIDQTVEPDFPLRTLNFRFAVYGREAAMWGMRLGLREPYGRQAAHGLDHMTHNEYTLKNHPNWFALYGDKRDTQPGKRLNQLCYSNEELFQETVRSVRAQFDHFQMDEVSVMPPDGYTAICQCELCKGKDTPERGYRGAFSDYVWEFVNRVAKEVRKTHPDKRISNCAYGTYTQPPLNIDKLEPNLQVIIVGGRRPTGESREELMQLRQDWAKKTDRPVIIFENYPFTGRGFYLPAYIPQVLGDSINATKGTSSGEDIWLTMDFGENAIGYNHFLIYFTARMYWGGKDQNVVEMFDEYCRLFYGPAAPAMREFFSYCENHWREMEKKREQSEHALLLFEAAKSKVDEDSIYGQRIRLVDLYLNGLRNKSKQLAQKRGPVPTLRLVGDPLGDIQIDGKLDDKLWEKLPTASTGRLRELQTGRQPIYGTSIKSCWIGRDLYFAIRCEEAPGQSPVSTTTKKGDQAIWYGDAVEILLNTESHSYYQIVVNPAGALIDLDRGTDKNNWFRWDSQAEVATQVGDGYWTVEIRIPVVSDENDPLHQVIGHKPTRSLPWYVNICRQRIRENGSEYSAFAPTGTAGFHEPMKFAHFYRGLSHQFPADESVTDYLIAERVANKLMRKRKYQAAEAAYVALSENKNITPIQKSTALEKASDCARALKAFDRAGQLTDQIPVESIQKTARMENLLSQRNYQSVIDQYGDEDLAQWPFWQAGAGAFVRARAYLRVKDGKKAEADLQQALALTSEPRLKSSILVMMGHNREMNLQDDKLALDAYQQNYLSAGHIGSADQFRSVQGAIRILIRQQKYGEASKVLSLVKTGDLKGFWRHEMMLSQASLLSATDQIDQALNVYRELLKDPSVSKGHRQAAEAALAELNQK
- a CDS encoding neutral/alkaline non-lysosomal ceramidase N-terminal domain-containing protein, producing MTRPNLKHNSFIILISLFWLTTAASGFAAEKQAVFKAGAATSNITPPLGQLIVGGWKPIPATQVHDELHARSIVLDDGQTRLAIVLCDNVGIPESVFDLAKDQAHKATGIPKSHILLASTHTHSATTARGPSKVIRETEFTEYQKFLANRISDSIRRALFQLEPARIGWGKAEEPSELHNRRWFVNDTSLLTNPFGGIDRVRMNPPRAHKSLDRPAGPTDPEISFISIQSLDQRPIALLANYSLHYVGGVRSGEVSADYFGYFARIITKKLNAENQHPPFVGILSNGTSGDVNNINFTQKNGRRYKKYEKMQEVAEKVASRVQEAHAHIKFHDWVPLAATTASLPLKLRKPTPEMQEHFAKVMSAPKDKTRTRHSREEIYAERIAGLKDAPDEIKIPLQVIRIGDLGIAAIPFETFTETGLELKERSPFAETFTIELANGSFGYLPTPEQHRWGGYETWLGTNYVEKDASTKIVSTLLDLFQSLKDRQLSTQVK